CTCCAGCGGCTGTAAGAGCACCCATTGTGCCTACCATGGCATAAGATATAACACGAGAACGATCACCAGTGCTCTTTGTTTGATACTCCGAAAAGTCTGGCATTTCCGGAGAGTCAGTATATGTACGAATAGAGGTAAATTTTGGGATGGTCATCATTGAGCCCTTCAACGACGAAGCAGTGCTTGAAACGGGAAGCAACCGTCTTAACGAAGATGCTAACGActtagaaataaattgcTTGGCCAGCATTTTTACAACGTTTTAAAGAGAAACAGGTTGTTGAAATATTCGGTGGGTAGCGGTTGGGGAAGAAACGTCAAGCTGCCTCTGGTTTAAAAATGGCGGCGTTTGTGGGTGCTGTGATTTGCTAAGAAGGTTAGTTGTATTTACCGAATTCACCGATTGATGAAACTACATATCCGAAGTTCTCCGAAAAATAACGAAGTacacaataaaaaattaacataATTTTACAGCTACTTTTAACGATCAGTACAGTATAGTGCTAGACTGTGCAGTACATATATCATCACGAATCGAAAATCCTAtatctttcaaattccAATATTATGGTACGCTAGAGatcattttgttttatcagATATAATTTTCCAGTCTATTTTACTAGGTTCCGTATAAGAACATAGCTGGATTTACGTTCTTCCGTCCAGCTATAAACTATTTGGAGATTATAATATTATCCAATATTTAGATGTTTACAGTAGTATCATTCATCACTTTACAAGGTACAGCACCTGCATAAAACAATACAACAGTATTAGATTGAAAATTATCGTATTCTTTCACTAGccttaattattttaaggAATTGGTATATATCATTAATCATAGTTCAATGTAGAAGAAATGCAATATACTTATGTATAATGTATTCATGAAGATTGGTGacatttattgaatattaAGCGTATCCTTCATTAATATGCAGGAAATTTTTCTACTCTATTGAACATCATCAATTCATAAAACGTTCTATCCTCGTATTGGTGTTGCCGGCCAATATTTGATAGGTAATGCAGTAAACTTGcgaaaaatattatcaagtattttttcttcctctaaaatttcataagCCGAGTAATGGAACTGGTTTTGATATATTTCGATAtctttcaattcttttaatgagATTGGTGTTTTTGGGTTGGTTTCTGGTTTGGAAGAAACCATTCTCTCCTTGTCCAGTGCTTTTTGtcttaattctttttcttttaacaaTTGCTCCTTCTCCTTTTTCCACATTAACTCCCTTTTTTCCGATTCACGGAACCAAAGAATTTGCTCATCTGTTAACGTTCGTATAGTCCCATCAGGATAGCGCTCTACACTTTGTGTATACTCAACGTTTGCACTTTCTGAATTTCCCCCACGATCGTTTTGCGCGAAAGCAACATTCCATAGGTTTACTGCTTTTGCATTAAAATGCTCATCATGGAATTTCTGTAAGTCTCCTTCTGTAATTTCAGAACTCATTAAAAGTTCCGTGGTTTTACACAATATTGGATTCAGTAAGGATTACTTTGCTAGTTGTAACAAGTTGCGATGAAATCAATTTGATGAACGAGCAAAGCTACGCTAGAACATTTAATGAATCACCCAAATTAAAATACTGTATCGTAGTGAATTTGATAACCCaattaaagcaaaacaaGGTAATACGTTAGGATTATACTAACAACGCAAACTTACAAGATGAGTAGTTTCTTTAAGAATTTAGCGATCCTTAATATTTGATGTACTTTATGGAATGGCCGTaagtatatttttcttgCTCCCTTCGACTAATCTCTCAGACTTTGACCAACTTGGAGCCTTTGGCAACGTATGTTTTTCAGATTTCCAGTTACTTTTACTAACATTATAGGGGGACTGTCATCCTTAAAACTACTCGCGGCGATATCCAGATAGAACTTTGGTGCAAAGAAGTGCCGAAGGCCTGTAGAAACTTTATACAGTTATGCTTGGAAGGGTAAGTTAAATCGTTGATGAGCAACGTTGTAGTCCCAAATGTTGCAACATTAAACTGCTTCGGGTTTACAAATA
This region of Schizosaccharomyces pombe strain 972h- genome assembly, chromosome: II genomic DNA includes:
- the gem8 gene encoding protein gem8 — protein: MSSEITEGDLQKFHDEHFNAKAVNLWNVAFAQNDRGGNSESANVEYTQSVERYPDGTIRTLTDEQILWFRESEKRELMWKKEKEQLLKEKELRQKALDKERMVSSKPETNPKTPISLKELKDIEIYQNQFHYSAYEILEEEKILDNIFRKFTALPIKYWPATPIRG